The following are encoded together in the Apodemus sylvaticus chromosome 11, mApoSyl1.1, whole genome shotgun sequence genome:
- the LOC127696321 gene encoding PRAME family member 8-like has translation MLPSKKNPTFGDTIPWHEYQEQQKISVHTSPTPLKMEIQTLLRDEALAVSSLEKLPSDLFPTLFKEACAGRLTNLIKAMLAAWPFPCLAVGALMESPDPDCKTFQAVLDGVDLRLTREFHSRRAKLQVLDLRNVCHPFWNIQDDSETLEEKQVLKVLPRYALRQRLKVIVDLCITSFLHEAQVSFLMWAQQRMGSLYFCCTKMKIWTLSPHIIIVIFNVFDPEHITELELNTEWTMSQLENFAPYFGQMRNLHKVFLAPFREITFHFTHRPRITEAECINKFVSQFSQFNCLQHLFMDCIHFLRDEIDQVLGFLKTPLETLSITYSLISQRDLNSFSCCQSLLQLKHLDLRGVILCTLDLMPLRALIEKVADTLETLNLQGCKVKDVQLNVFLPALRQCSQLTQFKFYNNDISMSTLKDFLKHSTNWSRMNVEQYPAPMECYDELAEVSVERFAQVCRELMDTLRTIRQPKNISFATDICLTCGESYVYEQVLRLCHCWQ, from the exons AAGATAAGTGTGCATACCTCACCCACTCCACTGAAGATGGAAATTCAGACACTGCTGAGAGATGAGGCTTTGGCCGTGTCCTCTCTAGAGAAGTTGCCCAGTGACCTCTTCCCAACACTGTTCAAGGAGGCCTGTGCTGGCAGACTCACTAACCTCATTAAGGCAATGTTagcagcctggcctttcccctgtCTTGCTGTGGGGGCATTGATGGAGTCTCCTGACCCTGACTGCAAAACTTTCCAGGCTGTGCTAGATGGAGTAGACCTGCGACTAACAAGAGAGTTTCATTCCAG GAGGGCAAAACTACAAGTTCTTGACCTGAGAAATGTCTGCCACCCTTTTTGGAACATACAGGATGATTCAGAGACATTGGAGGAGAAGCAGGTATTGAAGGTCCTTCCCAGATATGCACTCAGGCAGCGTCTGAAGGTCATAGTTGACCTGTGCATTACTTCCTTCCTCCATGAAGCACAAGTAAGCTTTTTGATGTGGGCCCAGCAGAGAATGGGTTCCCTGTATTTCTGCTGTACAAAGATGAAGATCTGGACTCTGTCTCCTCACATTATCATAGTGATCTTCAATGTTTTTGATCCAGAGCACATCACAGAATTAGAACTGAATACCGAGTGGACTATGTCCCAGCTGGAAAATTTTGCTCCCTACTTTGGACAGATGAGAAATCTTCACAAAGTCTTTCTGGCCCCCTTCCGCGAGATCACCTTCCATTTTACTCATAGACCAAGGATCACAGAAGCCGAGTGTATCAACAAGTTTGTTTCTCAGTTCTCCCAATTCAACTGTCTCCAGCATCTCTTCATGGATTGCATCCATTTTCTCAGAGACGAGATTGATCAGGTCCTAGG GTTCCTAAAGACGCCCTTGGAGACGCTCTCCATCACTTACTCCCTAATTTCACAGAGAGACTTGAATTCCTTCTCCTGCTGTCAGAGCCTACTTCAGCTAAAACATCTGGATCTGAGAGGAGTGATCTTATGCACTTTGGACCTTATGCCTCTGAGAGCACTCATAGAAAAAGTGGCAGATACTCTTGAGACTCTGAATTTGCAGGGGTGTAAAGTGAAGGACGTCCAGCTTAATGTCTTCCTACCTGCCCTTAGGCAATGCTCTCAACTAACCCAGTTCAAATTCTACAACAATGATATCTCCATGTCCACCCTGAAGGACTTTTtgaagcactctaccaactggaGCAGGATGAATGTGGAACAATACCCTGCCCCTATGGAGTGCTATGATGAGTTAGCTGAAGTATCTGTAGAAAGATTTGCCCAAGTTTGTCGGGAGCTCATGGATACACTCAGGACAATAAGGCAGCCCAAgaacatctcctttgctacagatATATGCCTTACTTGTGGTGAGAGCTATGTCTATGAGCAGGTGTTGCGACTTTGTCATTGCTGGCAGTGA